One Nostoc sp. UHCC 0302 DNA window includes the following coding sequences:
- the kaiC gene encoding circadian clock protein KaiC, whose amino-acid sequence MSENEQTEQNKAPLIAGVEKIRTMIEGFDDISHGGLPVGRTTLVSGTSGTGKTLFSLQFLYNGITYFDEAGVFVTFEESPSDIIKNAYVFGWNLQQLIDEGKLFILDASPDPEGQDVVGNFDLSALIERLQYNIRKYKATRVSIDSITALFQQYEAPGVVRREIFRLVARLKQLYVTTIITTERSEEYGPVASFGVEEFVSDNVVIVRNVLEGERRRRTTEILKLRGTTHMKGEYPFTISNQGVNIFPLGAMRLTQRSSNVRVSSGVKTLDEMCGGGFFKDSIILATGATGTGKTLLVSKFIQNGCVSGERAILFAYEESRAQLSRNASSWGIDFEELEHQGLLKIICTYPESTGLEDHLQIIKSEIAVFKPSRIAIDSLSALARGVSNNAFRQFVIGVTGYAKQEEITGFFTNTTEQFMGSHSITDSHISTITDTILMLQYVEIRGEMSRAINVFKMRGSWHDKGIREYNITADGPDIKDSFRNYERIVSGAPTRVNVDEKAELSRIVRRFEDKQSSDS is encoded by the coding sequence ATGAGTGAAAACGAGCAAACAGAGCAAAATAAAGCACCACTAATTGCGGGTGTAGAAAAAATTCGCACGATGATAGAGGGCTTTGACGATATAAGTCATGGCGGTTTACCTGTAGGTAGAACAACCTTAGTAAGTGGCACTTCTGGTACAGGTAAAACTTTGTTCTCTCTTCAGTTTCTTTATAACGGTATTACCTACTTTGATGAAGCAGGAGTATTTGTTACTTTTGAAGAATCACCCAGCGATATTATTAAAAATGCTTATGTTTTCGGATGGAATTTACAACAGCTAATCGATGAAGGCAAATTGTTTATTCTCGATGCATCCCCCGATCCTGAAGGTCAAGATGTCGTTGGAAATTTTGACCTTTCTGCACTCATTGAACGCCTGCAATACAACATTCGTAAATATAAAGCCACACGAGTTTCAATTGATTCAATCACAGCTTTATTTCAACAGTATGAAGCTCCAGGAGTAGTACGACGTGAGATTTTTCGCCTTGTAGCACGTCTCAAACAGCTCTATGTCACCACTATTATTACTACTGAACGTAGTGAAGAATATGGCCCAGTTGCTTCTTTTGGAGTAGAAGAATTTGTTTCTGATAATGTGGTAATTGTTCGCAACGTTTTAGAAGGAGAACGTCGCCGGCGCACGACTGAAATTCTCAAGTTGCGCGGTACAACTCATATGAAAGGCGAGTATCCTTTCACAATTAGCAATCAAGGAGTCAACATTTTTCCATTAGGGGCAATGCGTTTGACGCAAAGGTCTTCTAATGTCAGAGTTTCTTCTGGGGTCAAAACCCTGGATGAGATGTGTGGTGGTGGATTTTTTAAAGATTCAATTATTTTGGCAACAGGAGCTACTGGTACAGGTAAGACACTGTTAGTTAGTAAATTTATCCAAAACGGCTGTGTTAGCGGCGAGCGGGCGATACTATTTGCTTATGAAGAATCACGCGCCCAACTATCTCGCAATGCTTCCTCTTGGGGAATTGATTTTGAAGAGTTAGAGCATCAAGGGTTACTCAAAATAATTTGCACGTATCCTGAATCTACTGGTTTAGAAGATCACTTGCAAATTATTAAGTCAGAAATTGCTGTATTTAAACCATCTCGTATTGCAATTGACTCTCTATCAGCACTAGCAAGAGGAGTAAGTAATAATGCATTCCGGCAATTTGTAATTGGTGTAACTGGTTACGCTAAGCAAGAAGAAATAACTGGTTTTTTTACCAATACAACTGAGCAATTTATGGGTTCGCATTCAATTACAGATTCCCATATTTCCACGATTACAGACACTATTTTGATGTTGCAGTACGTAGAAATTCGAGGAGAAATGTCACGGGCAATTAACGTATTTAAAATGCGGGGATCATGGCACGATAAGGGTATCCGTGAGTACAATATAACCGCTGACGGCCCGGATATTAAAGATTCTTTCCGAAATTATGAACGGATTGTTAGTGGCGCTCCGACTCGCGTTAATGTTGATGAAAAGGCGGAACTTTCTCGCATTGTTAGACGTTTTGAAGACAAGCAGAGTTCTGATTCTTAA
- the kaiB gene encoding circadian clock protein KaiB yields MNKAKKTYVLKLYVAGNTPNSVRALNTLKNILEQEFQGVYALKVIDVLKSPQLAEEDKILATPTLSKILPPPVRKIIGDLSDRERVLIGLDLLYEELSEEFED; encoded by the coding sequence ATGAATAAAGCCAAAAAGACCTACGTTCTCAAGCTTTATGTAGCAGGGAACACGCCCAACTCAGTACGGGCATTAAACACACTCAAAAACATTTTAGAACAGGAGTTTCAAGGTGTTTATGCTTTGAAGGTAATTGACGTATTGAAAAGCCCCCAACTAGCAGAAGAAGATAAGATATTAGCGACTCCTACATTATCTAAAATTTTGCCTCCACCGGTTCGCAAAATTATCGGGGATCTCTCAGATCGAGAAAGAGTGTTAATTGGATTAGATTTGCTTTATGAAGAACTAAGTGAAGAATTTGAAGACTGA
- a CDS encoding glycosyltransferase family 39 protein — MSMKLSVKCAVEQWFNNLGKYPALAVTVSSLWLILICTLAFGWNLGSIGLIDETEPLFAEASRQMLVTGDWITPFFNGETRFDKPALIYWCQAIAYAVIGVNEWAVRMPSALAAIGTISLSYYTVQWCLAKQDELEGVSRPTRRYLTAFVAAAMMALNPEMIIWGRTGVSDMLLTGCIASALLCFFLGYAGKEGSRGQGAEGRGAGEQRSRGEKFSSMPNAQFPNKWYLACYVLIAAAILTKGPVGIVLPGLIIVAFLLYLGKVREVLREMRPLLGILIILGLSVPWYALVIWRNGWSYINAFFGYHNLERFTEVVNHHSAPWYFYFLVVLLGFVPYSIYLPIAITKLKFWQRSHWRSQERSGQLGLFAWFWFAGVFGFFSIAVTKLPSYVLPLMPASAILVALLWSDLFPNKRSEEQKGKFLSSSPSSLSPLSHSSFLLWSGWVNVFFLAVIATGMFNLTQLIGRDPAVPNFNLLLQQSGLPVIGGVVWLACAVLVAGFLLRRRWNYIISMNVLGFAAFLIVVLTPALFLMDRERQLPLRELSTLAFQAKQPNEELVMMGFKKPSVAFYSQTHVNYLRFPKETLEHIQDQAAKGLQPASLLLLAEQKKFLRMDLQPDAYKNLATKGAYTLVRVPFKPRKTEKLEVS; from the coding sequence ATGAGCATGAAATTAAGTGTTAAGTGCGCTGTTGAGCAGTGGTTCAACAATCTAGGAAAATATCCAGCCCTAGCTGTGACTGTCTCAAGCTTGTGGTTGATTTTGATTTGCACTTTAGCTTTTGGGTGGAATTTGGGCAGCATTGGCTTGATTGATGAAACAGAGCCATTGTTTGCAGAAGCTTCCCGTCAGATGTTAGTTACAGGTGATTGGATCACTCCTTTTTTCAATGGTGAAACTCGTTTTGATAAACCTGCTTTAATTTATTGGTGTCAAGCGATCGCTTATGCTGTTATTGGAGTGAATGAATGGGCAGTACGTATGCCTTCAGCACTGGCGGCGATAGGCACAATTAGTTTGAGCTACTACACCGTACAGTGGTGTTTGGCTAAACAAGATGAATTGGAGGGAGTTTCACGTCCTACTCGCCGCTACTTAACAGCCTTTGTGGCAGCAGCGATGATGGCATTGAATCCCGAAATGATTATTTGGGGGAGAACAGGTGTCTCCGATATGCTGCTCACCGGATGTATAGCATCAGCTTTATTATGCTTCTTTCTGGGCTATGCAGGGAAGGAAGGGAGCAGGGGGCAGGGGGCAGAGGGCAGGGGAGCAGGGGAGCAGAGGAGCAGAGGAGAAAAATTTTCCTCCATGCCCAATGCCCAATTCCCTAATAAGTGGTACTTAGCTTGTTATGTGCTAATTGCTGCCGCAATTTTGACCAAGGGGCCTGTAGGAATTGTCTTGCCAGGGTTAATTATCGTCGCGTTTTTGCTCTATTTGGGGAAGGTACGAGAGGTGTTGCGGGAAATGCGTCCTCTTTTGGGTATCTTGATTATTTTAGGTTTATCTGTACCCTGGTATGCGCTAGTGATTTGGCGCAATGGCTGGAGTTATATTAATGCCTTTTTTGGTTATCACAATCTAGAACGCTTTACAGAAGTTGTAAATCATCACTCAGCACCTTGGTATTTTTACTTTTTGGTAGTGCTACTTGGCTTTGTGCCATACTCAATTTATCTGCCGATCGCTATCACCAAGCTGAAATTTTGGCAGCGATCGCACTGGCGTTCTCAAGAACGTTCTGGGCAATTGGGTTTATTTGCCTGGTTCTGGTTTGCTGGTGTCTTTGGCTTTTTCAGTATTGCTGTTACCAAACTCCCTAGCTACGTGTTGCCGTTAATGCCAGCATCAGCCATTTTAGTAGCACTATTGTGGAGTGACCTTTTCCCAAATAAGAGGTCAGAGGAGCAGAAGGGTAAATTTTTATCCTCATCCCCCTCTTCCCTTTCCCCACTTTCCCACTCCTCCTTTCTCCTCTGGAGTGGTTGGGTGAATGTATTTTTTTTAGCAGTTATAGCAACTGGAATGTTTAATCTCACCCAATTAATAGGTAGAGATCCGGCTGTGCCTAACTTCAACTTACTACTTCAACAGTCCGGTTTACCAGTGATTGGGGGTGTAGTTTGGCTTGCTTGTGCTGTCTTGGTTGCGGGTTTTTTACTCAGACGCCGTTGGAACTATATCATCAGCATGAATGTGCTGGGGTTTGCAGCGTTTTTAATTGTTGTTTTGACACCTGCTTTGTTTTTGATGGATCGGGAACGTCAATTACCCTTGAGGGAGTTGTCTACGCTTGCATTCCAAGCAAAACAACCGAATGAAGAATTGGTGATGATGGGTTTTAAGAAACCTAGCGTAGCATTTTATAGTCAAACCCATGTCAATTATTTAAGATTTCCCAAAGAGACTTTAGAGCATATTCAAGATCAAGCAGCTAAGGGACTACAGCCAGCTTCTTTACTACTTCTGGCAGAGCAAAAAAAGTTTCTGCGAATGGACTTACAGCCAGATGCTTACAAAAATTTAGCCACTAAGGGTGCTTATACTCTAGTGCGAGTGCCTTTTAAGCCTAGGAAAACTGAAAAACTAGAAGTATCGTAA
- a CDS encoding ATP-binding protein — MLMLQYPLYDFLATVPSCPETSTLAVVLEILEKEQCDRLVVVNQQQCPIGLLYSAHLTQKMLADGGEAYLNLQQSLSTLGEALIDPIQTILASEQVEKLSLWLRYEQNPQNRSLDWALIDANGKYLGLLDNLRLLKLLAKEKVAIGSFSLSSATQMLSSGTPHEYSSQAKSHSQTWTKNERTPVGQKPLVQLLERLPWPLMLQTGTGEVVAQNPAWWQQLGVLKDPEGVRQQVEAILAPLGTKKPEYATQNAVKVHSGRGSDRDAEEQPLLLKHDQEDNTRSHRSETIPQQGLPARSQSASFNSLNEQEVVVEASGSRCFLDSQMGTCTCVVEVQNGQERIWQFAKIALDSPELKFANTGSEVTLGLQDSELGTDLWLVLATDVTEQQQLCKELAAKNADLIQLNRLKDEFLACISHELKTPLTAVLGLSRLLVDQQLGELNERQARYAGLIHQSGRHLMSVVNDILDLTRMETGQMELTPTPVKIQAVCDRALSEVKAIHAQTTSKTVASQAQETRLSAPEFSLSIELGLDQIVADELRLRQMLVHLLSNAFKFTELSGEIGLRVSRWEGWIAFTIWDTGIGIPEHQQHLIFQKFQQLENPLTRQFEGTGLGLVLTRALARLHGGDVSFLSREGKGSQFTLLLPPSPPKTGFSEPEMGSREDKETQGITTAARQIVTTPSQHHPTSSQRLVLVVEAVARYIEDLTEQLKGLGYRVVIARSGTEAVEKARRLQPIAIFLNPLLPLLSGWDVLTLLKSDSATRHISVIVTATGAEKEQAFANRCDGFLSLPVENQLLTPLLEKLCATPEVPQSGLDNREEIQNKTPLRILRLVNPTQLESVNPHPSLREHRVIEVDDLDQAELLARVWQFDVILLDVQTPVAKTYLQQLTQHPRLAALPLVTCDVTTTLEASQIPGLSVFPYLTPIGKDNSDIPKGSRTKDDGAERPLRDRTGKTDPLLSVLQIASGICCPPNILVVDLATLRDLPQGRRKQGRSAQTEKNCSISSETAERGSEWFQALIQYLQTAGLKAAMARCWAEVLQQIRHQSVDLLLICLGESAIHKDMLKALKALSDMPLKLPPILVLNQRLNSLEDSFHSQIALEGIEKQKKSGLESVETVVNAIATQILPRAISMEDLLSQINQALSVSGHNDKC, encoded by the coding sequence ATGTTAATGTTACAGTACCCGCTTTATGACTTTCTGGCAACCGTACCTAGCTGTCCAGAAACAAGCACTCTGGCAGTGGTGCTGGAGATTTTAGAGAAAGAGCAGTGCGATCGCTTAGTAGTAGTAAACCAACAGCAATGCCCAATCGGGTTGCTGTATTCTGCCCATTTAACCCAAAAAATGTTGGCAGATGGTGGTGAAGCATATTTAAATTTGCAGCAGTCACTCTCCACCTTGGGTGAAGCTTTAATTGACCCAATACAGACAATACTGGCTTCGGAGCAAGTAGAAAAATTGAGTTTGTGGCTGCGTTACGAACAAAACCCACAAAACCGGAGCTTAGATTGGGCGCTGATTGATGCCAATGGCAAATATTTGGGACTACTCGATAACTTACGCCTATTGAAATTATTGGCTAAGGAAAAAGTCGCAATTGGCTCATTCTCCCTCAGTTCAGCCACTCAAATGTTGTCTTCAGGGACTCCCCACGAATATAGCAGTCAAGCAAAATCTCACTCACAGACGTGGACAAAGAATGAACGCACGCCAGTAGGACAAAAACCACTGGTACAGTTATTGGAAAGACTGCCTTGGCCTTTGATGTTGCAAACTGGTACTGGGGAGGTAGTGGCGCAAAACCCAGCATGGTGGCAGCAATTAGGAGTTTTGAAAGATCCAGAAGGAGTCAGGCAGCAAGTTGAGGCAATACTTGCTCCCTTGGGAACCAAAAAACCCGAATATGCCACCCAAAACGCAGTTAAGGTTCATTCCGGCAGGGGAAGCGATCGCGATGCGGAAGAACAACCACTTCTGCTTAAACATGATCAAGAAGATAATACCCGATCGCACAGAAGTGAAACAATACCCCAGCAAGGGTTACCAGCCAGATCACAATCAGCTTCATTTAATAGCCTTAACGAGCAAGAAGTAGTCGTAGAGGCTTCAGGTAGTCGCTGCTTTTTAGATAGTCAGATGGGTACTTGCACCTGTGTTGTGGAAGTGCAAAATGGTCAGGAGCGAATCTGGCAATTTGCCAAAATCGCATTAGATAGTCCGGAATTAAAATTCGCGAATACAGGCTCAGAAGTTACACTCGGTCTTCAAGATTCAGAACTGGGTACTGATTTGTGGTTAGTATTAGCGACTGATGTCACCGAACAGCAGCAGTTGTGCAAAGAGTTAGCAGCAAAGAATGCTGATCTAATTCAACTAAATCGCTTGAAAGATGAGTTTTTAGCTTGTATTAGCCATGAACTCAAGACTCCCCTAACAGCCGTTTTAGGTTTATCACGGTTGCTTGTCGATCAGCAGTTGGGAGAACTTAACGAGCGTCAAGCTCGTTATGCCGGACTAATTCATCAAAGTGGACGCCACTTGATGAGCGTAGTTAATGACATCTTGGATTTGACCCGCATGGAGACGGGACAGATGGAGTTGACACCGACTCCAGTCAAAATCCAGGCTGTGTGCGATCGCGCTTTATCAGAGGTGAAAGCAATCCACGCTCAAACCACCAGCAAAACAGTTGCCTCCCAAGCTCAAGAAACACGTTTATCTGCTCCAGAATTCAGCCTCTCTATTGAACTTGGCTTAGACCAAATCGTAGCAGACGAATTGCGCTTGCGGCAGATGCTAGTACACCTACTTTCAAACGCCTTTAAATTCACCGAACTATCAGGCGAAATTGGGCTGCGGGTAAGTCGTTGGGAAGGTTGGATTGCCTTTACAATCTGGGATACAGGCATCGGCATTCCCGAACACCAGCAACATTTAATATTCCAAAAATTCCAACAATTAGAAAATCCCCTCACCCGCCAATTTGAAGGCACAGGTTTGGGATTGGTATTAACTAGGGCTTTGGCTCGACTCCACGGCGGAGATGTCAGCTTTTTATCTCGTGAGGGAAAAGGCAGCCAATTTACACTGCTGCTGCCACCCAGCCCCCCGAAAACAGGATTCTCGGAACCAGAGATGGGAAGCAGAGAAGACAAAGAAACCCAAGGAATCACCACAGCAGCGCGTCAGATAGTCACTACGCCCTCACAGCATCATCCCACCTCTTCACAAAGGTTGGTCTTGGTAGTCGAGGCAGTAGCCCGGTACATTGAAGATTTAACCGAACAACTCAAAGGTTTAGGTTATCGCGTAGTCATTGCGCGATCTGGGACAGAGGCAGTAGAAAAAGCCCGACGCTTGCAACCAATAGCAATATTTTTGAATCCTTTATTACCCCTGCTGTCAGGTTGGGATGTCCTGACCTTGCTAAAATCTGATAGTGCAACCCGCCACATCTCTGTAATTGTGACAGCGACGGGTGCAGAAAAAGAACAAGCATTTGCTAACCGTTGTGATGGTTTTTTAAGTTTGCCAGTCGAGAATCAACTCTTGACACCACTTTTAGAAAAATTATGTGCTACACCAGAAGTTCCGCAGTCAGGATTAGATAATAGGGAAGAAATCCAGAATAAAACTCCACTACGAATTCTCAGGTTGGTGAATCCTACTCAGTTGGAATCGGTTAATCCTCACCCTTCACTCCGAGAACATCGAGTGATTGAAGTAGATGACTTAGATCAGGCAGAACTTTTGGCGCGGGTGTGGCAATTCGATGTAATTTTACTAGATGTCCAAACCCCAGTTGCCAAAACTTACCTGCAACAACTGACTCAGCACCCACGTTTGGCGGCTCTACCATTGGTAACTTGTGATGTCACAACAACTCTAGAGGCTTCTCAGATACCGGGACTATCTGTGTTTCCTTACTTAACCCCAATTGGCAAAGACAACAGCGATATTCCCAAAGGAAGTCGCACAAAAGACGATGGCGCAGAGCGCCCGCTTCGCGATCGCACTGGTAAAACAGATCCCCTATTGTCGGTACTGCAAATTGCCTCTGGTATCTGCTGTCCTCCTAACATCTTAGTGGTGGATTTAGCAACGCTGCGGGATTTACCACAAGGAAGACGCAAGCAGGGAAGAAGCGCTCAAACCGAAAAAAATTGCTCAATTAGTAGTGAAACTGCTGAACGTGGCTCTGAGTGGTTCCAAGCTTTAATTCAGTATCTTCAAACAGCAGGGTTGAAAGCGGCAATGGCTCGCTGCTGGGCAGAAGTACTACAACAAATCCGCCATCAAAGTGTTGATTTGTTACTGATTTGCTTAGGAGAATCTGCCATTCACAAAGATATGCTAAAAGCATTGAAAGCTTTAAGTGACATGCCTTTAAAGCTACCACCAATTTTAGTACTCAATCAGCGATTAAATAGCTTGGAGGATAGTTTCCACTCCCAGATAGCTTTAGAGGGCATTGAAAAGCAGAAAAAAAGTGGACTTGAATCTGTAGAAACAGTTGTAAATGCGATCGCTACTCAAATATTACCGCGAGCAATATCAATGGAAGACCTATTGAGTCAGATAAATCAAGCTTTATCTGTCAGCGGTCACAATGATAAATGTTAA
- a CDS encoding KaiA family protein yields MLIPILILQPHVKKFLNNLSRLTKQHGLSGWVWKFIYPNTTQVHYLPVSATAPVQIHYLPKQLQQNLFKQFSDQYCYVFACYKPKNQQPFQEMTPGAQQALLQQLKLDYSKIILDYFTTDKTLKEKIDKFINTVFYANIPVPQIIEIHMELIDEFSKQLKLEGRSDETLLDYRLTLIDILANLCEVYRCSTYK; encoded by the coding sequence ATGTTAATACCTATATTAATTCTGCAACCTCATGTTAAAAAATTCTTAAATAATCTATCTCGCTTAACTAAACAACATGGTTTAAGTGGATGGGTGTGGAAATTTATTTACCCTAATACTACACAAGTGCACTACTTACCTGTATCTGCAACTGCTCCCGTTCAGATCCATTATTTACCAAAGCAACTACAACAAAACCTATTTAAACAATTTTCCGATCAATATTGCTATGTATTTGCTTGCTACAAGCCAAAGAATCAGCAACCGTTCCAAGAAATGACTCCAGGCGCTCAGCAGGCCTTGTTGCAACAGTTGAAACTAGATTATAGCAAAATTATACTTGATTATTTTACCACAGATAAAACACTAAAAGAAAAAATTGATAAATTTATCAACACCGTATTTTATGCTAATATTCCTGTGCCGCAAATCATAGAAATTCATATGGAGCTAATTGATGAATTTTCCAAACAGCTAAAATTAGAAGGAAGAAGTGATGAAACATTACTTGATTACCGCTTGACACTGATAGATATATTGGCAAACCTATGCGAAGTCTATAGGTGTTCAACTTATAAATAA
- a CDS encoding TolC family protein codes for MKGQQLFYSFLPGVTAAVLTTQPAWAGTVKVSRVQVSSPSVLTSIYSQTLVADIMSTQLPNSAGISFPALVPTSSWTKLSVKPLSNHSLPAIIAGGTGMTIEQVPTKYEGRFLSLTPTFNSSQKPDVNRSVPSDQQQNNSGSFGQKLENIVAFNTTNTTSKAPSVPERILPMSSSQQPAVQKKNADTNLQTFLQTSAVGAGTAKLLVAQNCQQESRKTKTSPSAALLLTSSTCSQQNAPGERVAQSNIPAAPGTVTPASPTVPTPARPTPVTPVSPSSLPTQTAPTVVAPSTPGAVQIPENLNPSPNPLQYPTKPEEVTLQGNQPITLAQALELARRNNRDLQVSILQLQRSRAAVREQQAALFPNLSVSANIARSQDASNQLRVEQQERQTGISSPNGDPANTNFSGQAELRYDLYTSGRRQAAIRQAEEQERADELAVETQDETIRLNVATDYYNLQQADEQVRIAQSAVTNAQASLRDAEALERAGVGTRFDVLRSQVNLANSQQDLTNAISQQQTARRQLATRINLTQSVNISAADPVQLAGLWNQTLEQSIILAFQNRPELQQQLAQRNISEQQRRQALAELGPQFSVVASYNLLDQFDDQVSVTDGYSVGVQASLNLFDGGAARARAAQARANIAIAETQFGEQRNQIRFQVEQAFSTQQANLNNVQTANTALEQAREALRLARLRFQAGVGTQTDVINSENDLTRAEGNRVQAILDYNRALAQLQRAVTSRALR; via the coding sequence GTGAAAGGACAGCAATTATTTTATAGCTTCTTACCTGGTGTGACAGCAGCGGTCTTAACAACCCAACCAGCCTGGGCTGGTACTGTAAAAGTAAGTCGAGTACAAGTGTCTTCTCCTAGTGTTTTGACTTCTATCTACAGTCAAACATTGGTTGCGGATATCATGAGTACCCAACTGCCTAATAGTGCGGGCATTAGTTTTCCTGCTTTAGTACCTACTTCTAGTTGGACTAAACTCAGTGTGAAGCCTTTAAGTAATCACAGTCTTCCAGCAATCATCGCTGGAGGTACTGGCATGACTATAGAACAAGTACCTACAAAATACGAAGGTAGATTTTTGAGTTTGACACCTACCTTCAATTCTTCCCAAAAACCAGATGTAAATCGTTCTGTTCCAAGTGATCAACAACAGAATAACTCAGGCTCTTTTGGGCAGAAATTAGAAAATATAGTAGCTTTTAATACTACTAATACTACTTCGAAAGCACCTTCTGTGCCGGAACGGATTTTGCCGATGTCTTCTTCACAGCAGCCAGCGGTGCAGAAGAAAAATGCTGATACTAATTTACAGACATTTTTACAAACTTCGGCAGTAGGAGCAGGAACAGCCAAGTTGTTGGTAGCGCAGAATTGCCAACAAGAATCGAGGAAAACTAAAACTTCTCCCTCGGCTGCTTTGCTTTTGACCTCAAGTACCTGTTCGCAACAAAATGCTCCTGGAGAACGCGTAGCTCAGAGTAATATCCCAGCTGCACCAGGAACTGTGACTCCAGCGTCGCCAACAGTGCCAACTCCCGCTAGACCGACACCTGTAACTCCAGTATCGCCGAGTTCACTACCTACTCAAACTGCACCAACAGTTGTGGCTCCTTCGACACCTGGTGCTGTGCAAATTCCAGAGAACCTCAATCCCAGCCCAAATCCTCTGCAATATCCTACTAAACCAGAGGAAGTGACACTTCAGGGAAATCAGCCAATTACTTTGGCACAGGCTCTAGAGTTAGCACGGCGTAACAATCGAGATTTACAGGTGTCAATATTGCAGCTACAGCGTAGTCGAGCTGCTGTACGTGAACAGCAAGCTGCTTTATTTCCTAACCTTAGTGTTAGTGCAAATATTGCTCGGAGCCAGGATGCATCAAATCAGCTTCGGGTGGAACAACAGGAACGACAGACAGGTATATCATCGCCAAATGGAGATCCGGCAAATACAAATTTTTCTGGTCAAGCAGAACTGAGATATGACCTCTATACTTCTGGGAGGCGGCAAGCTGCTATTAGACAAGCTGAAGAACAAGAACGTGCTGATGAATTGGCGGTAGAAACTCAGGATGAGACAATCCGTCTGAATGTTGCTACTGACTACTACAATCTGCAACAAGCAGATGAACAAGTACGTATTGCCCAGTCGGCTGTAACTAATGCTCAGGCTAGCTTGCGAGATGCAGAAGCTCTAGAACGAGCTGGAGTAGGTACCCGCTTCGATGTGCTGCGTTCTCAAGTCAATTTAGCAAATTCTCAACAAGATTTGACTAATGCGATCTCGCAGCAGCAAACTGCTCGTCGTCAGTTGGCTACTAGGATAAATTTAACGCAGTCGGTTAATATCAGTGCCGCTGACCCTGTACAGCTAGCTGGACTTTGGAACCAGACGTTAGAACAAAGTATTATCCTCGCTTTTCAGAACCGTCCCGAATTGCAGCAGCAGTTGGCGCAACGCAATATTAGTGAGCAACAGCGACGGCAGGCACTTGCAGAACTGGGGCCTCAGTTTAGTGTAGTTGCTAGCTATAACCTGCTAGATCAATTCGATGATCAAGTCAGTGTGACTGATGGTTATTCAGTGGGAGTTCAAGCGAGCCTGAATTTATTCGACGGGGGAGCAGCAAGAGCAAGAGCAGCTCAAGCAAGAGCTAACATTGCGATCGCAGAAACTCAATTTGGTGAACAGCGTAACCAAATCCGGTTTCAGGTTGAACAAGCCTTTTCTACCCAGCAAGCTAATTTAAACAATGTTCAAACTGCCAATACTGCTTTAGAACAAGCTAGGGAAGCTCTACGTTTAGCGCGTCTACGATTCCAAGCTGGTGTGGGTACTCAAACTGATGTAATTAACTCAGAAAACGACCTGACAAGAGCTGAAGGTAATCGAGTCCAAGCGATTTTGGATTACAACCGTGCTTTAGCTCAACTACAACGAGCCGTTACTTCTAGGGCATTACGCTAG